One segment of Solanum lycopersicum chromosome 1, SLM_r2.1 DNA contains the following:
- the LOC101263944 gene encoding MYB-like transcription factor 4 produces MGRSPCCEKAHTNKGAWTKEEDERLISYIKTHGEGCWRSLPKAAGLLRCGKSCRLRWINYLRPDLKRGNFTEEEDELIIKLHSLLGNKWSLIAGRLPGRTDNEIKNYWNTHIRRKLLSRGIDPTTHRPVNEPGTTQKVTTISFAGGDHKTKDIEEDHNKMINVKAESGLSQLEDEIISSSPFREQCPDLNLELRISPPSLQNYQHSPSRCFACSLGIQNSKDCNCSKNNIASYNFLGLKSNGVLDYRTLETK; encoded by the exons ATGGGAAGATCACCGTGTTGTGAAAAAGCACATACAAATAAAGGAGCTTGGactaaagaagaagatgaacgacttatttcttatattaaaaCTCACGGCGAAGGTTGCTGGAGATCCCTTCCTAAAGCTGCCGGACTTCTCCGATGCGGTAAAAGTTGCCGTCTCCGATGGATTAATTACTTGAGACCGGACCTTAAACGCGGTAATTTtactgaagaagaagatgaactcATTATCAAACTCCATAGCCTCCTTGGTAACAA ATGGTCACTTATAGCCGGAAGATTACCAGGAAGAACAGATAATGAGATAAAAAATTACTGGAATACGCACATAAGAAGGAAGCTTTTGAGTCGGGGCATTGATCCAACGACACACAGGCCTGTTAACGAGCCTGGTACAACGCAAAAAGTCACAACAATTTCATTTGCAGGTGGAGATCATAAAACTAAAGATATTGAAGAAGATCATAATAAGATGATAAATGTCAAAGCTGAATCTGGGTTGAGTCAATTAGAAGATGAAATTATTAGTAGCAGTCCATTTCGAGAACAGTGTCCTGATTTAAATCTTGAGCTCAGAATTAGCCCTCCTTCTCTACAAAATTACCAACATAGCCCCTCAAGGTGTTTTGCATGCAGTTTGGGTATACAAAATAGTAAAGATTGCAATTgcagtaaaaataatattgcaaGTTATAACTTTTTAGGATTAAAGAGTAATGGTGTTTTGGACTATAGAACTTTAGAAACTAAgtga